A single region of the Methanobacterium sp. genome encodes:
- a CDS encoding thiamine pyrophosphate-dependent enzyme: MKPRDFDMPGADVAWCAGCGNLSILRSLKTALAELEIQPENLVFVSGIGQAGKLPHYIKGNVFNGLHGRSLSPATGIKAANPELTVIDVSGDGCMYGEGGNHFMHTIRRNPDITNLVHNNMVYGLTKGQASPTSQRDFNTPLQVDGVFLEPFNPLAVAIALNASFVARVFSGDRKQTIEIFKSAIEHKGYALVDIFQPCVTFNKVNTRNWFREHTYYLEDDHDPLDRNEAFRRATETGEYPLGIFYKNSKKSTFEENLSIYQEEKTPLFQRKFHRGKLQALMESKR, translated from the coding sequence ATGAAACCCAGAGACTTTGACATGCCTGGTGCTGATGTGGCCTGGTGTGCAGGATGTGGGAATCTATCCATACTGCGAAGCCTCAAAACCGCACTGGCTGAACTGGAAATACAACCAGAAAATCTGGTTTTTGTATCTGGCATTGGCCAGGCCGGTAAGCTCCCTCACTACATCAAAGGCAATGTATTCAATGGATTACATGGAAGGTCATTATCTCCAGCAACGGGTATAAAAGCAGCTAATCCCGAGTTAACAGTCATTGATGTCAGTGGTGATGGTTGTATGTATGGGGAGGGGGGAAACCACTTCATGCACACCATAAGACGTAACCCTGACATCACCAACCTGGTGCATAACAACATGGTCTACGGCCTCACCAAGGGACAAGCATCACCCACCAGCCAGAGGGACTTCAACACACCACTACAAGTGGATGGGGTTTTCCTGGAACCCTTCAACCCACTGGCCGTAGCCATAGCACTGAACGCATCATTCGTAGCCCGAGTATTCAGCGGGGACAGGAAACAAACCATTGAAATCTTCAAATCAGCAATAGAACACAAAGGATATGCCCTGGTGGACATATTCCAGCCCTGTGTGACATTCAACAAGGTGAACACCCGGAACTGGTTCCGGGAACACACCTATTACTTGGAGGATGATCATGATCCACTGGACCGGAATGAAGCCTTCCGCAGGGCCACCGAAACCGGAGAGTATCCCCTGGGCATATTCTACAAAAACTCAAAGAAAAGTACCTTCGAAGAAAACCTAAGCATTTACCAGGAGGAAAAAACACCCCTTTTCCAGAGGAAATTCCATAGGGGGAAACTCCAGGCGCTGATGGAAAGTAAAAGATGA
- a CDS encoding 2-oxoacid:acceptor oxidoreductase subunit alpha, translating into MPVFLKEEDISLVLCGEAGQGIQTVEAILAQAVKQSGYNIFSTKEYMSRVRGGQNSTEIRVSSHRVASYVDRIDILLALSSGAIDHLRDRISRDTLIIGDPEHIKSAKEEKTAGFSLDSNFIEVPLMETAQEMGGPIFANVIAAGALSCLLNIPKEIFDGLISDMFTRKGQEILQKDLKAGEAGYNMGKGLMESEKAPIHLSLHGKSSVRDELLINGTDAMGFGCLAGGCRFMSSYPMTPSTPLQTFLASNAHDFELVYEQAEDEIAAINMALGASYAGARSIVATSGSGFALMEEGVGLSGMIETPVVICIGQRPGPAVGLPTRTSQEDLNLALYSGPGEFSRVIFAPGKLEDAFTLTQRAFNIAEKYQIPVFILFDQYFADCYYNIPFLPLEEVENENYLVKTTPEYKRYLITHDGVTPRGIPGYGDGLVVVDSDEHDEEGHITEDLKIRTRMVDKRLQKMEQIREDAVAPELVGEDDYHSLIIGWGSTYWPIREALENISRKHPEEKLGFLHFKQVYPFHKSVAEYLEKAEDVIILENNAQGQMANLIKLETGFEIQEKFLKYDGMPFSVEEVQERVMKFMGMGDDGIMEDDSAQDEGEVLK; encoded by the coding sequence ATGCCTGTTTTTCTAAAAGAAGAAGATATTTCCTTGGTTCTCTGTGGTGAAGCAGGGCAGGGAATCCAGACAGTAGAGGCAATACTGGCCCAGGCTGTAAAACAAAGCGGATACAACATTTTCTCAACCAAAGAATACATGTCAAGGGTTAGAGGAGGTCAAAACTCCACTGAAATAAGAGTATCATCCCACAGGGTGGCCTCATATGTGGATAGAATTGACATACTACTTGCTCTGAGTTCAGGGGCAATAGATCACCTCCGGGACAGAATATCCAGGGATACTCTGATCATCGGAGATCCAGAACACATCAAATCTGCAAAAGAGGAAAAAACTGCTGGTTTTAGTTTAGATTCTAATTTTATAGAGGTTCCCCTCATGGAAACTGCCCAGGAAATGGGCGGACCAATATTTGCCAATGTTATCGCAGCCGGGGCTCTGTCCTGCCTCTTGAACATTCCCAAAGAAATATTCGATGGTCTGATCAGTGACATGTTCACCCGGAAAGGTCAAGAAATACTTCAAAAGGACTTAAAAGCAGGTGAAGCTGGTTACAATATGGGTAAAGGGTTAATGGAATCTGAAAAAGCCCCGATCCATCTTTCGTTACATGGCAAATCATCAGTGCGTGACGAGCTCCTGATAAATGGTACCGATGCCATGGGATTTGGCTGCCTTGCAGGGGGGTGCAGATTCATGTCATCGTATCCAATGACTCCGTCCACTCCACTCCAAACCTTCCTGGCCAGCAATGCACACGACTTTGAACTGGTATACGAACAGGCAGAGGATGAAATAGCAGCCATCAACATGGCACTAGGGGCATCCTACGCCGGTGCCAGGAGCATTGTAGCCACATCAGGGAGTGGATTCGCACTGATGGAAGAAGGAGTGGGCTTGTCAGGGATGATAGAAACACCAGTAGTCATATGTATTGGCCAGAGACCAGGGCCGGCGGTTGGACTACCCACCCGCACCAGCCAGGAAGACCTGAACCTGGCACTTTACTCAGGACCTGGAGAATTTTCACGTGTCATATTTGCCCCAGGAAAACTGGAAGACGCATTCACCCTAACTCAACGAGCTTTCAACATAGCTGAAAAATACCAGATACCTGTTTTCATTCTCTTTGATCAGTATTTCGCAGATTGCTACTATAACATACCCTTCCTCCCCCTGGAAGAGGTGGAAAATGAGAATTATCTGGTTAAAACCACTCCTGAATATAAACGGTACCTGATCACCCATGACGGGGTCACCCCCCGGGGAATACCCGGATATGGGGATGGGCTGGTTGTTGTGGATTCCGATGAACATGATGAAGAGGGCCATATCACCGAAGACCTTAAAATAAGGACACGGATGGTGGATAAAAGATTGCAGAAGATGGAACAGATCAGGGAAGATGCAGTGGCCCCGGAACTGGTTGGAGAGGATGATTATCATAGTCTGATCATTGGATGGGGCTCCACTTACTGGCCCATTAGGGAAGCTCTGGAAAATATCAGCAGGAAGCATCCTGAAGAAAAATTGGGTTTCCTCCATTTCAAACAGGTGTATCCATTCCATAAATCAGTTGCAGAGTACCTGGAAAAAGCCGAAGATGTTATCATTCTGGAGAATAATGCCCAGGGGCAGATGGCCAATCTCATAAAACTGGAAACAGGATTTGAAATACAGGAAAAGTTTCTAAAATACGATGGAATGCCATTTTCAGTAGAAGAAGTCCAAGAAAGAGTTATGAAATTTATGGGAATGGGAGATGATGGTATTATGGAAGATGATAGCGCTCAGGATGAGGGGGAGGTGTTAAAATGA
- a CDS encoding 2-oxoacid:acceptor oxidoreductase family protein has protein sequence MDKTMDEVERKEMVNEKIIKKPDSMLDAYPRKGGSAPTATHYCPGCGHGILHKLIGEAIDELGIQDRTVMTSPVGCAVFAYYYFDCGHVQVAHGRAPAVGTGLSRAEEDAVVILYQGDGDLASIGLNETIQAANRGEKLAVFFVNNTVYGMTGGQMAPTTLVGEVTVTCPTGRDPRYMGYPMHMSELLDNLDAPVFIERVSVSNPKNIRRAKIAVKKALEVQRDGKGYAFVEVLSPCPTNLRMDAQATEDFVNNEMAKEFPLKNFRDRRSEAEPLCRARSDFSLDSLEEIFEVKDDTSWAARDDPSFPRKVVRIAGFGGQGVLSMGLTLAQAACNDQRHVSWYPSYGPEQRGGTSDCTVVISGETIGSPVLQTSDGLVAMNRPSLEKFASKVREGGLIIYESSIGDFESPEGLRTLPIPARKIAKEHGVKRAANTAMLGVIMELGLTDLPKHVFTEAVEHTFRRKPKLVPANLEILEAGAKWARENIK, from the coding sequence ATGGACAAAACCATGGATGAAGTGGAAAGAAAAGAGATGGTAAATGAAAAAATCATCAAAAAACCAGACTCCATGCTGGATGCATATCCCCGTAAAGGAGGAAGCGCACCCACCGCCACTCACTACTGCCCTGGGTGTGGTCATGGAATACTGCACAAACTCATAGGAGAAGCCATTGATGAACTGGGAATACAGGACCGCACCGTTATGACTAGTCCAGTGGGATGCGCAGTTTTCGCCTATTACTACTTTGACTGCGGACATGTACAGGTAGCACACGGCCGTGCACCCGCAGTGGGAACCGGACTATCCCGTGCAGAAGAAGACGCAGTGGTAATATTATACCAGGGAGATGGAGACCTGGCATCTATAGGATTAAATGAAACCATTCAGGCCGCTAACCGGGGAGAAAAACTGGCAGTATTCTTTGTGAACAACACAGTCTACGGGATGACTGGGGGGCAGATGGCACCCACCACCCTGGTGGGGGAAGTCACTGTCACCTGCCCAACGGGCCGTGACCCCCGTTACATGGGTTACCCCATGCACATGTCAGAATTACTGGATAACCTGGATGCACCGGTATTCATTGAGCGTGTCTCTGTTTCAAACCCTAAAAATATTCGTAGAGCTAAAATAGCAGTGAAAAAAGCCCTTGAGGTTCAAAGGGATGGTAAAGGGTATGCATTTGTGGAAGTGCTCTCACCATGTCCCACCAACCTCAGAATGGATGCCCAGGCAACAGAAGATTTCGTTAACAATGAGATGGCTAAAGAATTCCCACTTAAAAACTTCCGTGACCGTCGAAGCGAAGCAGAACCCCTGTGCAGAGCACGGAGTGATTTTTCACTAGATTCACTGGAAGAAATCTTCGAAGTTAAGGATGACACTTCATGGGCGGCCAGGGATGATCCATCCTTCCCGAGAAAGGTGGTTCGAATTGCAGGTTTCGGAGGCCAGGGAGTTCTGAGTATGGGACTCACACTAGCCCAGGCTGCCTGTAATGACCAGCGCCATGTATCCTGGTATCCTTCCTACGGACCAGAACAGCGAGGCGGAACATCAGACTGTACCGTGGTTATATCTGGTGAAACTATAGGATCTCCGGTATTACAAACTTCTGATGGGTTGGTGGCTATGAACCGACCTTCACTGGAAAAATTCGCATCTAAAGTGAGGGAAGGTGGACTTATCATCTATGAAAGCAGTATTGGTGATTTTGAATCCCCTGAAGGACTTAGAACCCTGCCCATACCTGCCCGTAAGATAGCTAAGGAACATGGTGTGAAAAGAGCAGCTAACACAGCCATGCTGGGAGTTATAATGGAATTGGGATTAACCGATCTTCCAAAACATGTTTTTACCGAAGCAGTAGAGCACACCTTCCGCCGAAAACCCAAACTGGTACCAGCCAACCTGGAAATACTGGAAGCCGGTGCCAAATGGGCCCGGGAAAACATTAAATAA
- a CDS encoding 3-methyl-2-oxobutanoate dehydrogenase subunit VorB, producing the protein MTIQLIKGNTAVIIGAMYAGCDCFFGYPITPASEILHEASLYFPRVGRKFVQAESEEAAINMVYGAAAAGHRVITASSGPGISLKQEGISFLAGAELPCVIVDIMRAGPGLGNIGPEQADYNQLVKGGGHGNYRNIVLAPNSVQEMCDFTMKAFQLAEKYRNPAVVLADGVLGQMVERLHFPSEAITPTYDESWAVRGNHQTRGNLVTSIFLDFDQLEDFNYRLQEKYQTIRENEVDYEEYLVDDAEIILVAYGISSRVARSAVDLVRMEGIKAGLFRPKTLFPFPEERLREIVTSRDCQFLSVEMSNGQMQEDITLAIGCQRPVELVNRMGGNLIDQKSIVDKIHEIAGGN; encoded by the coding sequence ATGACTATCCAGCTAATCAAAGGCAACACCGCCGTTATCATCGGTGCAATGTATGCTGGCTGTGATTGTTTCTTCGGATACCCCATCACACCCGCATCCGAGATTTTACACGAAGCCTCACTGTACTTCCCCAGAGTAGGCCGCAAATTTGTGCAGGCAGAATCAGAGGAAGCAGCCATAAACATGGTTTACGGTGCAGCTGCCGCAGGACACAGGGTGATAACTGCCTCATCAGGCCCAGGTATCAGCCTCAAACAGGAGGGAATATCCTTCCTGGCAGGAGCAGAGCTCCCCTGTGTAATCGTGGATATCATGCGCGCCGGACCCGGTCTGGGAAACATTGGACCAGAACAGGCAGACTACAACCAGCTTGTCAAAGGAGGAGGCCATGGAAACTACAGGAACATCGTACTGGCCCCTAATTCGGTGCAGGAAATGTGTGACTTCACCATGAAGGCCTTCCAACTGGCAGAAAAATACCGTAACCCAGCAGTGGTACTGGCAGACGGAGTACTGGGACAGATGGTGGAAAGACTCCACTTCCCCTCAGAAGCCATAACACCAACCTACGATGAATCATGGGCTGTAAGGGGCAACCACCAGACAAGGGGAAACCTGGTAACCAGCATCTTCCTGGACTTCGACCAGCTGGAAGACTTCAACTACCGTTTACAGGAAAAGTACCAGACCATCCGTGAAAACGAGGTGGACTACGAGGAATACCTGGTGGATGATGCCGAGATCATCCTGGTGGCCTATGGTATAAGCAGCCGTGTGGCACGCTCAGCAGTGGACCTGGTCCGAATGGAAGGTATAAAAGCAGGACTATTCCGCCCTAAAACATTATTCCCCTTCCCAGAGGAACGATTAAGGGAAATAGTCACCAGCAGGGATTGCCAGTTTTTATCAGTGGAAATGAGTAACGGCCAGATGCAGGAAGACATAACACTGGCAATTGGCTGCCAGCGTCCGGTGGAACTGGTGAACCGTATGGGTGGAAACCTCATTGACCAGAAAAGCATAGTAGACAAAATCCATGAAATAGCAGGTGGTAACTAA
- a CDS encoding 4Fe-4S dicluster domain-containing protein — protein sequence MTNRKKEPYPVFNELECKACERCIRACRPGVLKMSEAINERGYHYAVYQGEGCTGCGDCYYTCPEPLAVEVHIPRKSRKKDQHKPKNDKEGKEEDK from the coding sequence ATGACAAATCGCAAGAAAGAACCCTATCCAGTTTTCAATGAACTGGAATGTAAGGCATGTGAACGATGCATACGCGCCTGCCGTCCTGGTGTCCTTAAAATGAGTGAAGCCATCAATGAACGCGGTTACCATTACGCAGTTTATCAGGGAGAAGGATGCACCGGTTGCGGGGACTGCTACTACACCTGCCCCGAACCATTGGCTGTGGAAGTTCACATACCCCGAAAATCCCGTAAAAAAGACCAGCATAAACCCAAAAATGATAAAGAGGGTAAGGAGGAAGACAAATGA
- a CDS encoding AMP-binding protein has product MSSLLEKFVSQVDFESYQDFKDNFRINIPENFNFAYDVVDEYARLYPEKIALVWCNDDTHRIFTFKDMKEYSDRAANFFTQQGIKKGDRVMLTLKSRFEFWFCILALHKLGAITIPATHMLKTKDIVYRIENAGIKMVVCIAEDRVPEYFDEAHAEMGDTGLVKALVGDEDREGWFNFRKEIEKASPEFKHPTGDEWAENENIALIYFSSGTTGMPKMIMHDHTYPLGHIITAKYWQNVMDDGLHYTVADTGWAKAMWGQIYGQWIAGTAVFVYDYERFDAGKMLDKASHHGVTTFCAPPTIYRFLIKEDLSQYDFSTLQYAVTAGEPLNPEVYNKFHEFTGLRLREGFGQTECVVCIANFPWIKPRPGSMGKPAPEYDIQIMNNEGNQCDVGEEGEIVIKTADGKPPGLFRGYYKEENKTEAAWYDGFYHTGDTAWKDEDGYLWFVGRNDDMIKSSGYRIGPFEVESAVISHPSVLECAITGVPHPVRGQVIKATIVLTGDYEPSPELAKEIQNHVKQVTAPYKYPRVVEFVDELPKTISGKIRRVEIREKDEKQ; this is encoded by the coding sequence ATGTCATCTTTACTTGAAAAATTCGTTTCACAGGTGGATTTTGAGTCTTATCAAGATTTTAAGGATAATTTCCGTATAAACATACCTGAAAACTTCAACTTTGCCTATGATGTGGTGGATGAATATGCTCGTTTGTATCCTGAAAAAATTGCCCTGGTGTGGTGCAATGATGATACTCACCGGATATTCACCTTTAAAGATATGAAAGAATACTCAGACCGGGCAGCTAACTTCTTCACGCAGCAGGGTATAAAAAAAGGAGACAGGGTAATGCTCACCCTGAAAAGCCGTTTTGAGTTCTGGTTCTGTATCCTGGCCCTGCACAAATTAGGGGCTATAACCATCCCTGCCACCCACATGCTCAAAACCAAGGATATTGTGTACCGTATAGAAAACGCCGGTATCAAAATGGTGGTGTGTATAGCTGAAGATAGAGTGCCGGAGTACTTTGATGAGGCCCACGCGGAAATGGGAGACACCGGCCTGGTGAAGGCACTGGTGGGGGATGAAGATAGGGAGGGATGGTTTAACTTCCGGAAAGAGATCGAAAAGGCATCCCCTGAATTCAAGCACCCTACCGGTGATGAATGGGCTGAAAATGAGAATATAGCCCTGATTTACTTCTCATCAGGAACCACGGGTATGCCCAAGATGATCATGCACGATCACACCTACCCCCTGGGCCATATAATAACCGCCAAATACTGGCAAAACGTGATGGATGATGGATTGCATTACACTGTGGCGGACACAGGATGGGCCAAGGCCATGTGGGGTCAAATATATGGCCAGTGGATTGCAGGTACGGCAGTGTTTGTATATGATTATGAAAGATTCGACGCAGGAAAAATGCTGGATAAGGCATCCCATCATGGAGTAACCACCTTCTGCGCACCGCCCACCATTTACAGATTCTTAATAAAGGAAGACCTCTCCCAGTATGACTTTTCAACTCTGCAATACGCTGTAACTGCTGGAGAGCCCCTGAACCCTGAAGTTTACAATAAATTCCATGAATTCACTGGCCTGCGGTTAAGGGAAGGATTTGGCCAGACAGAATGTGTGGTCTGCATAGCCAACTTCCCCTGGATAAAACCCCGCCCAGGGTCCATGGGGAAACCTGCCCCTGAATACGACATCCAAATCATGAATAACGAGGGTAATCAGTGTGATGTGGGTGAAGAAGGAGAAATAGTAATAAAAACCGCTGATGGAAAACCCCCGGGCTTATTCCGCGGATACTACAAGGAAGAGAATAAAACAGAAGCTGCCTGGTACGATGGATTTTACCACACCGGTGATACCGCCTGGAAGGATGAAGATGGCTACCTCTGGTTCGTGGGACGTAACGACGACATGATAAAAAGTTCAGGATACCGTATAGGACCTTTCGAAGTGGAAAGCGCAGTGATATCCCACCCTTCAGTCCTGGAATGCGCCATAACAGGAGTTCCTCATCCCGTAAGGGGACAGGTTATAAAAGCCACCATAGTACTGACTGGTGATTATGAACCATCTCCTGAACTGGCCAAGGAAATACAAAACCATGTTAAACAGGTCACTGCACCCTACAAATATCCCCGAGTTGTGGAATTTGTGGATGAACTACCCAAGACCATCAGTGGAAAAATCCGCAGGGTAGAAATCAGGGAAAAAGATGAAAAACAGTAG
- a CDS encoding XRE family transcriptional regulator produces the protein MKEKMKEIGLRITELRELSDISIQDMADYLQIPLETYQEYEEGKKDIPASILFEIAHKMEVDMGLLLTGEETRMHIFSVTRNGKGVEVGRRKQYQYENLAEKFIHKKAEPFIVTVEPKDEEYKPSTNTHPGQEFNYILDGTLKIYIHDNEIILHEGDSIFFDSSYEHAMEALENKPAKFLAIVM, from the coding sequence ATGAAAGAGAAGATGAAGGAAATTGGGCTGAGAATAACAGAACTTCGAGAGCTCTCAGATATCAGTATTCAGGACATGGCGGATTACCTGCAAATTCCCCTGGAAACCTACCAGGAATATGAAGAAGGGAAAAAAGACATCCCTGCCAGCATTCTCTTTGAAATTGCCCATAAAATGGAAGTGGACATGGGTTTACTATTAACTGGAGAAGAAACCAGGATGCACATTTTCAGCGTAACCAGAAATGGAAAAGGAGTGGAAGTAGGTCGTAGAAAACAGTACCAGTATGAGAACCTGGCGGAAAAATTCATACACAAAAAGGCAGAACCATTCATCGTCACTGTTGAGCCTAAAGATGAGGAATACAAGCCATCAACCAATACTCATCCAGGACAGGAGTTCAATTACATTCTGGATGGAACCCTGAAAATTTACATACACGATAATGAGATCATACTCCATGAAGGAGATTCCATATTCTTTGATTCATCATATGAACATGCAATGGAAGCCCTGGAAAATAAACCAGCCAAATTCCTGGCAATTGTAATGTAA
- a CDS encoding adenosine-specific kinase, which produces MELNIKIVKLEAPDDCNLILGQSHFIKTVEDLYEAIVNTVPQAEFGLAFGEASGDCLVRTAGNNADLEKLAGEKMLEMGCGHSFLIFLGNAFPLNLTQRIKDVPEVVNLFCATANPVQALIVETKQGRGIIGVVDGFKPQSIETEEDVDDRHKFLRDIGYKL; this is translated from the coding sequence ATGGAACTTAACATTAAAATTGTTAAACTGGAAGCACCAGATGACTGTAATCTTATTTTAGGACAGAGTCATTTCATCAAGACTGTGGAGGACCTTTACGAGGCCATAGTGAATACCGTGCCCCAGGCAGAGTTTGGTCTTGCATTTGGAGAGGCTTCAGGAGATTGTCTGGTGAGAACTGCTGGTAACAATGCAGATCTAGAGAAACTTGCCGGGGAGAAAATGCTGGAGATGGGTTGTGGTCACAGTTTCCTGATCTTCCTGGGTAATGCATTCCCCCTAAATCTCACCCAACGAATCAAAGATGTGCCTGAGGTGGTTAATCTTTTCTGCGCCACTGCCAATCCAGTTCAGGCCCTGATTGTTGAAACCAAACAGGGGAGGGGAATAATTGGAGTTGTTGATGGTTTCAAACCGCAATCTATTGAGACAGAGGAGGATGTGGATGATAGGCATAAATTCCTCAGGGATATAGGATATAAATTATAA
- the afpA gene encoding archaeoflavoprotein AfpA, whose protein sequence is MNKKRKIAWGITGSGEKLVETVEIMQQMRDEYHKQFDIRVFISKAGDQVLKYYNLSNTLETKFDKTWTEINSNAPFLAGQIQLGRYAFLLVAPATSNTVAKISLRIADTLLTNAAIMGQKTNTPLYIMPTDFREGIVTTKLPNGKDLELTITREDAEHVEKLSKMDSTNVFEHPEDIPAIFREHAEMLK, encoded by the coding sequence ATGAATAAAAAAAGAAAAATTGCCTGGGGGATTACGGGAAGCGGTGAAAAACTGGTGGAAACCGTGGAAATCATGCAACAGATGAGGGATGAATACCATAAACAATTCGACATAAGGGTGTTCATTTCCAAGGCAGGAGATCAGGTTTTAAAATATTATAATCTCTCCAATACTCTGGAAACGAAGTTTGACAAGACCTGGACTGAGATCAACTCCAATGCCCCCTTCCTGGCTGGACAGATTCAGCTGGGAAGGTATGCGTTCCTTTTGGTGGCTCCGGCAACATCTAACACAGTGGCTAAGATATCACTGCGCATAGCAGACACCCTGCTCACCAACGCTGCCATAATGGGTCAAAAAACTAACACACCACTTTACATCATGCCCACAGACTTTAGGGAGGGTATTGTAACCACTAAACTCCCTAATGGTAAAGATCTGGAGTTGACCATAACTCGTGAGGATGCAGAGCATGTGGAAAAACTGTCAAAAATGGACAGTACCAATGTATTTGAACATCCTGAGGATATACCAGCCATATTCCGTGAGCACGCTGAAATGCTTAAGTGA
- the glmM gene encoding phosphoglucosamine mutase — MKKLFGTFGVRRIANEVLTPEFASKLAAAYGTLVKGWVAVGGDPRTSTPLIKHAVISGLLSSGCQVVDLGILPTPAVQYAVRNYYDGGVIITASHNPPQYNGIKFVDEDGIGIAEDMELEIEAMYFNENPDRVAWDEIGDITTNPGLVDEYIDEVIQRVDHDAIKKANLKVIADCGSGAACSTTPYILRKLGCEVTTLNCQPDGHFPGRNPEPTEDNLQELIKTVKATGADLGIAHDGDADRTICIDEEGSFVMGDKTFALVEKQLLQENQGGLIVTTVATSTAIYDIAEEYGGTVKATRVGDLLVARELKESDGLFGGEENGGLIFPDFVLGRDAALSTAKIVETMALTKKPLSKLVAELPAYQSVKMKVECPDERKQEIMDKIAVDTQEYEIDTTDGVKIFREEGWLIIRPSGTEPIFRCFAEAKNINDATKMAEWGISLVNKHLGN, encoded by the coding sequence ATGAAAAAGTTATTCGGAACATTTGGGGTTAGAAGAATTGCCAATGAAGTATTAACACCAGAATTCGCATCCAAACTGGCTGCAGCATATGGAACACTGGTCAAGGGATGGGTAGCTGTTGGGGGAGACCCTAGAACATCCACTCCCTTAATAAAACACGCAGTGATATCCGGACTCCTCTCATCAGGATGTCAAGTGGTTGATCTGGGAATACTGCCCACACCAGCAGTACAGTATGCAGTTCGGAACTACTACGATGGAGGGGTGATCATCACTGCCTCTCACAACCCTCCACAGTACAATGGGATCAAATTCGTGGATGAAGATGGAATTGGTATAGCTGAAGATATGGAACTTGAGATCGAGGCCATGTACTTTAACGAAAACCCAGACAGGGTGGCCTGGGATGAAATTGGGGATATAACCACCAATCCTGGCCTGGTTGATGAGTACATTGATGAAGTGATACAGCGGGTGGATCACGATGCCATTAAAAAAGCCAATCTCAAGGTAATAGCAGATTGTGGTAGTGGAGCTGCCTGTTCCACCACACCTTACATTCTCCGCAAACTGGGATGCGAAGTCACCACCCTTAACTGCCAACCTGATGGTCACTTCCCTGGGAGAAACCCGGAGCCAACTGAGGACAATCTCCAGGAACTCATTAAAACAGTGAAAGCCACTGGAGCTGATCTGGGAATCGCCCATGATGGGGATGCTGATCGTACCATCTGCATAGATGAAGAAGGAAGCTTTGTAATGGGGGATAAAACTTTCGCTCTGGTTGAAAAACAGTTACTGCAGGAAAACCAGGGAGGACTCATAGTTACCACTGTGGCCACATCCACTGCCATCTACGATATAGCAGAAGAATACGGTGGAACAGTAAAGGCAACTCGGGTGGGTGACCTTTTGGTAGCCCGGGAACTCAAAGAGAGCGATGGATTATTTGGTGGAGAAGAAAACGGAGGTCTTATTTTCCCTGACTTTGTTTTGGGTAGGGATGCTGCACTGTCCACTGCCAAAATCGTGGAAACAATGGCCCTCACAAAAAAACCGTTATCCAAGCTGGTGGCGGAACTACCGGCCTACCAGTCAGTGAAGATGAAAGTGGAATGTCCTGATGAACGTAAACAGGAGATAATGGATAAAATCGCTGTTGACACCCAGGAATATGAGATTGACACCACTGATGGGGTGAAAATCTTCCGTGAAGAAGGATGGCTCATCATCCGACCTTCAGGAACAGAACCAATCTTCAGATGCTTTGCAGAAGCTAAAAACATTAATGATGCTACTAAAATGGCAGAATGGGGCATATCCCTTGTTAATAAGCATTTAGGAAACTAA